One window from the genome of Mucilaginibacter ginsenosidivorans encodes:
- a CDS encoding polyhydroxyalkanoic acid system family protein gives MASLNMTIPFSISHEEALKRIKNLLTETKKEHGDKIDNLKEQWNGNVGIFSFTAKGYDISGTLTVERSAVELNGKIPFAVSLFKGVITKAINEKAAELLA, from the coding sequence ATGGCAAGCTTAAACATGACCATCCCATTCAGCATTTCGCACGAGGAAGCACTTAAAAGAATTAAAAACCTGCTGACTGAAACTAAGAAAGAGCACGGCGATAAGATCGATAACTTAAAGGAGCAATGGAACGGGAACGTGGGCATTTTCAGTTTCACGGCCAAAGGCTATGATATTTCGGGCACATTAACGGTAGAACGTTCGGCCGTTGAACTTAACGGAAAGATCCCGTTCGCGGTGTCTCTTTTCAAAGGTGTTATCACAAAGGCCATTAACGAAAAAGCGGCCGAATTGCTCGCGTAA
- a CDS encoding ATP-dependent DNA helicase has product MPSPDQIAEVFPHEPTPQQVELFARLHEFLLSDNGDECFILKGYAGTGKTTVLGALVKALRFYSYKSVLLAPTGRAAKVITNYSGRKAFTIHKRIYRKKSAMSIDDPFRLADNIATDTLFIVDEASMISDETSSGNKDTLLRDLVSYVYNTKNCKLVLVGDTAQLPPVGADYSPALDFNLMKKMFALDIFSFELTDVLRQEKDSGILFNVTAMREIIRKGKVLTPHITTKGYKDVYRMTGERLEEGLNYAYNKYGHENTLIICRSNKNANRYNQQIRGRILYREEELTGGDQVMVVRNNYFWLQDQEDSSTGFIANGDIAKIRKVRRTEEMYGFRFADVQLEFIDYAEDPVLECKILLDTLYSESPALSPEDQKRFFMEVMKDYEHIASRKAKFDEMKLNPYYNALQIKFAYAITCHKAQGGQWDAVFVDQGYLTDEMINMDFLRWFYTACTRATKELYLVNFDNRFYL; this is encoded by the coding sequence ATGCCCTCACCCGATCAGATCGCCGAAGTATTCCCGCACGAGCCTACGCCGCAACAGGTGGAGTTATTTGCCCGCCTGCACGAGTTTTTGCTGAGCGATAACGGCGACGAGTGCTTTATACTGAAAGGCTACGCAGGTACCGGCAAAACTACCGTACTGGGTGCGCTGGTTAAAGCGCTAAGGTTTTACAGTTACAAATCGGTATTGCTGGCGCCTACTGGCAGGGCAGCGAAGGTGATCACCAATTACTCGGGCCGCAAGGCTTTTACCATACACAAGCGCATTTACCGGAAAAAGTCGGCCATGAGTATTGACGACCCTTTCCGGCTGGCGGATAACATTGCTACGGATACACTTTTCATCGTTGATGAGGCTTCCATGATCTCGGACGAAACCTCATCCGGTAATAAAGATACCCTCTTGCGCGACCTGGTGAGCTACGTATATAACACCAAAAACTGCAAGCTGGTACTGGTGGGCGATACCGCCCAGTTACCGCCGGTAGGAGCCGACTACAGCCCCGCGCTGGATTTCAACCTGATGAAAAAGATGTTCGCGCTGGATATTTTTAGCTTTGAGCTGACGGATGTGCTGCGGCAGGAGAAGGATTCGGGCATATTATTCAATGTTACGGCCATGCGCGAGATCATCCGCAAGGGAAAGGTATTGACACCCCATATTACCACCAAAGGTTATAAAGATGTTTACCGCATGACCGGCGAACGGCTGGAAGAGGGCCTGAATTATGCCTATAACAAATACGGGCACGAGAATACGCTCATCATCTGCCGGTCGAACAAGAACGCCAACCGCTACAACCAGCAGATACGCGGCCGCATTTTGTACCGCGAGGAAGAGCTCACCGGCGGCGACCAGGTGATGGTTGTGCGCAACAACTACTTCTGGCTGCAGGACCAGGAAGATAGCAGCACCGGTTTCATCGCCAATGGCGACATAGCGAAGATACGTAAGGTGCGCCGGACCGAGGAAATGTACGGTTTCCGGTTTGCGGACGTACAACTGGAATTCATTGACTACGCCGAGGACCCGGTGCTGGAATGTAAGATTTTGCTGGATACCCTCTATTCCGAATCGCCAGCCTTATCCCCGGAGGATCAAAAGCGCTTTTTTATGGAAGTGATGAAGGATTACGAACACATCGCCAGCCGCAAGGCAAAATTCGACGAGATGAAGCTAAACCCGTATTACAACGCCCTGCAGATCAAATTTGCCTACGCCATAACCTGCCACAAGGCACAGGGCGGCCAATGGGATGCCGTCTTCGTCGACCAGGGCTACCTGACAGACGAAATGATCAACATGGATTTCCTGCGATGGTTTTATACAGCCTGCACAAGGGCAACGAAGGAGTTGTATTTGGTGAACTTTGATAACAGATTTTATCTATAG
- a CDS encoding sensor histidine kinase encodes MTNQPYKRVSGKSRSAYRDYYTLKNLGAVRTGSIIFLILNIILRILYFIFPESLTRAQNYPEFNYTNWLYICITPLFWGGSYLFIYLFNRQKKTDMVMGLFVFAFAFYIIFCGMYSSFIATSDPRNALTLYLTALSIISVVFVLENVETIILIVMTELVFTYLLYYTAAEPMEMVYDQIISFTLLFCFYFISRYFYSYKSTYFIQLMDIRDKNIAIEKGNAFKNEILGMVAHDLRNPIGAIETIAMMMEMEDVDKDTHENLEMIKTSCAKARGIVADLLDAASNENINIIDTQRTELNHFLKRIIGDWKAQKNGKGNIVLIGSKNQLFAEINAEKFQRVMDNLITNALKFSKENGKIDIYLSEKDKYAIIEVRDYGVGIPHDMLPHIFERFSKARRPGVRGEQSTGLGLSISKQIIENHNGTIEVMSEEKKGSTFTIKLPIVE; translated from the coding sequence TTGACTAATCAGCCGTATAAGAGAGTTTCAGGCAAAAGCCGTTCGGCCTACCGAGACTATTATACCCTGAAGAACCTTGGAGCCGTGCGCACCGGCAGCATTATATTCCTGATACTTAACATCATCCTGCGCATCCTTTATTTTATATTCCCCGAAAGTCTTACCCGGGCGCAAAACTACCCCGAATTTAACTATACCAATTGGCTATATATCTGCATAACACCTCTATTTTGGGGCGGCAGTTACCTGTTCATCTATCTTTTTAACAGGCAGAAAAAGACTGATATGGTCATGGGCCTGTTCGTTTTTGCGTTTGCCTTTTATATCATCTTCTGCGGGATGTATTCGAGCTTTATCGCAACATCTGACCCGCGCAATGCGTTAACCCTGTATCTCACCGCCCTCAGCATTATCAGTGTCGTATTCGTCCTTGAAAATGTGGAGACGATCATCCTGATCGTTATGACCGAACTGGTATTTACCTACCTGCTGTATTATACTGCCGCGGAGCCGATGGAAATGGTTTACGACCAGATCATATCGTTTACCCTGCTTTTTTGCTTTTATTTCATATCGAGATACTTCTATTCCTACAAATCAACCTATTTTATACAGTTGATGGATATCAGGGATAAAAACATTGCTATTGAAAAAGGAAACGCCTTTAAAAACGAGATACTGGGCATGGTGGCACACGACCTGCGCAACCCCATAGGCGCTATTGAAACGATAGCCATGATGATGGAAATGGAGGATGTGGACAAGGATACGCACGAAAACCTTGAAATGATCAAAACATCCTGCGCAAAAGCACGGGGCATTGTTGCCGACCTGCTGGACGCTGCCAGTAACGAGAACATCAATATTATTGACACCCAACGGACGGAATTGAACCATTTTTTAAAGAGGATCATCGGCGATTGGAAGGCCCAAAAGAACGGTAAGGGCAATATTGTGCTGATAGGCTCGAAAAATCAATTGTTTGCAGAGATCAATGCCGAAAAATTCCAGCGGGTGATGGATAACCTGATCACCAATGCCTTAAAGTTCTCAAAAGAGAATGGCAAGATTGATATTTACCTGAGTGAAAAAGACAAATATGCCATTATAGAGGTGCGTGATTACGGCGTGGGCATTCCTCACGATATGCTCCCGCATATCTTCGAACGTTTTTCAAAGGCGCGCCGCCCTGGCGTACGCGGTGAACAATCAACAGGCCTGGGCCTAAGCATTTCCAAACAGATCATCGAAAATCACAACGGGACCATCGAAGTGATGAGCGAAGAAAAGAAGGGTTCGACGTTTACGATAAAGCTACCGATCGTCGAATAG
- a CDS encoding DeoR/GlpR family DNA-binding transcription regulator: protein MNFQKRKHIILEKLKKTGEVDIKQAAAELETSEITIRRDLNKLAEDGLLFRTHGGAMQVNQLDVPHEFVNKAAKNVEAKDKICKAAAAEISDGDIIFMDCGSTVYRLCQFIKSKKIKVITNSLPVVYELQNSMVSLNIIGGEFNAERQAVHGKIADEHIGRYKATKAFLGVDGISRNGLFANSELEASITEAFAAHSAKTFLLCDESKIGRETYLRFAGLDAIDSVITNSNSEELKYFNGQGIEVISV, encoded by the coding sequence ATGAATTTTCAAAAAAGAAAACACATTATTCTTGAAAAGCTGAAAAAGACGGGAGAGGTTGATATTAAACAGGCAGCTGCCGAACTGGAGACATCCGAAATAACCATCCGCCGTGATCTGAATAAGCTGGCAGAGGATGGCCTGCTTTTCCGCACACATGGCGGCGCTATGCAGGTAAACCAGCTGGACGTTCCACATGAATTTGTAAACAAGGCAGCAAAGAATGTTGAAGCCAAGGATAAAATATGCAAGGCTGCTGCAGCAGAGATCAGCGATGGTGATATCATTTTTATGGACTGCGGCAGTACCGTTTACCGGCTTTGTCAGTTTATTAAAAGTAAAAAGATCAAGGTGATCACCAATTCGTTGCCGGTAGTTTATGAATTGCAAAACAGTATGGTCTCGCTGAATATAATCGGGGGCGAGTTCAACGCCGAACGACAGGCGGTCCACGGTAAAATAGCGGACGAACATATCGGCCGTTACAAAGCAACCAAGGCATTTTTGGGAGTGGATGGCATATCCCGGAATGGACTATTCGCCAACAGCGAGCTGGAAGCCTCGATAACCGAAGCATTTGCCGCCCATAGCGCAAAGACTTTTTTGTTATGCGATGAAAGTAAAATAGGACGCGAAACTTATCTGAGGTTTGCAGGGTTGGATGCGATAGATAGTGTTATTACCAACTCAAATTCCGAAGAATTGAAATATTTTAATGGTCAGGGTATTGAAGTTATTTCCGTTTAA
- a CDS encoding VOC family protein: MTKNKLLRMDNVLIVVDDLEAMKAFFLRLGFEMEGETTVGGPPVDRLISLQNVRATLVFMRTPDGHGRIELDKFHTPRAIRIGPEKAAVNELGIRRIMMAIEGLDAMVADLLAHGAELVGEVVQYENTYRLAYIRGPEGIIVGLSEQLK, encoded by the coding sequence ATGACAAAAAATAAATTATTACGAATGGACAACGTCCTTATCGTAGTCGACGACCTTGAAGCCATGAAAGCCTTCTTCCTCCGGCTTGGATTTGAGATGGAGGGCGAAACGACCGTCGGGGGACCTCCTGTAGATCGTCTCATTAGTCTTCAAAATGTTCGTGCTACACTCGTATTCATGCGCACCCCGGATGGGCACGGGCGTATAGAGTTGGATAAGTTCCACACGCCCCGGGCGATCAGGATCGGACCGGAGAAGGCGGCGGTGAACGAACTCGGGATACGCCGCATCATGATGGCTATTGAAGGTCTCGACGCTATGGTGGCTGACCTGCTTGCTCATGGGGCCGAACTTGTAGGGGAAGTGGTTCAATACGAAAACACGTACCGCCTTGCTTACATACGCGGCCCCGAGGGTATCATCGTGGGATTGAGCGAGCAGTTGAAGTAA
- a CDS encoding DUF3822 family protein codes for MDNRNYQYLDNNFDPEQTGGYTLLVSADANGFSFAVTDGNKLLLLSDRVDLGVLNLPGGDNELLFKNYRQRIIGVPNTGFTFIPVRVFNPEKAADFARFLDVKPSEKVFSQPLDADNQVLFKVRGDLINALAEKFDTKDVVFGAMGWIKAVAGDGPANQYLYLNVTGNLVEILNFRDGKLRFYNNFEFMNGDELAYFSTVVASELQLPDEAVTLVLSGDIIPDDENGSRLAKFFRRVEINTTCPVKLPKQLHSNSLLYLTALNLCGSSEEN; via the coding sequence ATGGATAACCGCAATTACCAGTATCTCGACAACAACTTCGACCCGGAACAAACCGGCGGCTACACATTGCTGGTAAGCGCTGATGCAAATGGCTTCTCGTTTGCCGTAACCGATGGGAACAAGCTCCTTTTGTTGTCTGACCGGGTAGACTTGGGTGTATTAAACCTGCCTGGGGGTGATAACGAGCTGCTTTTCAAAAACTACAGGCAACGGATCATCGGGGTACCCAATACGGGCTTCACTTTTATACCAGTAAGGGTTTTTAACCCGGAAAAAGCGGCTGATTTTGCACGTTTTCTTGATGTAAAGCCTTCGGAAAAAGTATTCTCGCAACCACTCGATGCTGATAACCAGGTGCTGTTTAAAGTACGAGGTGATCTTATTAATGCCCTGGCTGAAAAATTTGATACAAAAGATGTCGTATTTGGCGCCATGGGTTGGATAAAGGCTGTAGCAGGCGATGGTCCGGCGAATCAATATTTATATCTTAATGTTACCGGCAATTTGGTTGAGATTCTCAACTTCAGGGATGGAAAACTACGCTTTTATAACAATTTTGAGTTTATGAACGGTGATGAGCTGGCATATTTCAGCACTGTCGTCGCCAGTGAATTGCAACTCCCGGATGAAGCGGTTACCCTGGTATTGAGCGGCGATATAATCCCGGATGACGAAAACGGCAGCCGGCTTGCCAAATTTTTCCGGCGCGTAGAAATAAACACTACCTGCCCCGTAAAATTGCCTAAACAACTACATTCCAATTCGCTGTTATATTTAACCGCTTTGAATTTATGCGGATCATCGGAGGAAAATTAA
- a CDS encoding RsmD family RNA methyltransferase: protein MRIIGGKLRGLRLNPPKNLPVRPTTDLAKEALFNILQNQIEFEGIRVLDLFCGTGNISLEFASREAAQVISVDRSIHCINYIKDTARQHHLDQVKTYKADVFKYLEMETDKYDLLFADPPYDLNRIPEIPKIIFEKELLLPGGMLIVEHQSLQNLSNHPAFVEQRKYGHSSFSFFKRANEI, encoded by the coding sequence ATGCGGATCATCGGAGGAAAATTAAGGGGCCTGAGACTTAATCCGCCGAAAAACCTGCCTGTCCGCCCCACTACCGACCTGGCCAAAGAGGCATTATTCAATATCCTGCAAAATCAAATTGAATTTGAAGGCATCAGGGTGCTCGATCTTTTTTGCGGCACGGGCAATATTTCATTGGAGTTTGCTTCCAGGGAAGCTGCGCAGGTTATATCAGTAGACCGCAGTATCCATTGCATAAATTATATAAAAGATACCGCCCGGCAGCACCATTTGGACCAGGTCAAAACCTATAAAGCCGACGTATTCAAATACCTGGAGATGGAAACTGATAAATACGACCTGTTGTTTGCAGACCCGCCATACGACCTGAACCGCATACCTGAAATACCGAAGATCATATTTGAAAAGGAACTGCTGCTACCCGGCGGAATGCTGATCGTGGAGCACCAATCGCTACAGAATTTGAGCAATCACCCGGCATTTGTGGAGCAGCGGAAGTATGGACATTCGTCGTTTTCGTTTTTTAAAAGGGCCAATGAAATCTAA
- the clpB gene encoding ATP-dependent chaperone ClpB — translation MNFNNFTIKAQEAVQKASEIAAGNQQQAIENAHLLKGLLLVDENVVTYLLKKLNVNLNRLNETLDEQIASFPKVSGSEIYLSSEANSALQKAQSYLKEFKDEFVSVEHILLGILAAGGKASTALKDLGVNEKDLKKAIIALRGDSKVTDQNAEATYNALNKYARNLNEYAESGKLDPVIGRDDEIRRVIQILSRRTKNNPILVGEPGVGKTAIAEGIAFRIIKGDVPENLKSKTVYSLDMGALIAGAKYKGEFEERLKAVIKEVTQADGEIVLFIDEIHTLVGAGGGEGAMDAANILKPALARGELRAIGATTLNEYQKYFEKDKALERRFQMVLVDEPDTQDAISILRGLKERYEAHHKVRILDEAIVSAVEMSQRYISDRFLPDKAIDLMDEAASKLRLEMDSVPEEVDELDRRIMQLEIEREAIKREKDDKRVKELSEEIANLSARRDSLRAQWKSEKDVVDNINQKVEQIENFKLEAEQAERAGDYGKVAELRYGRIKEAQDEVEKLKATLLENQKEHRMLKEEVTSEDIAGVVSRWTGIPVSKMIQSEREKLLHLEDELHKRVAGQEEAIEAISDAIRRSRAGLHDKRKPIGSFIFLGTTGVGKTELAKALAEYLFNDEGALVRIDMSEYQERHAVSRLIGAPPGYVGYDEGGQLTEAVRRKPYSVILLDEIEKAHPDVFNILLQVLDDGRLTDNKGRVVNFKNTIIIMTSNIGSNIIQENFQDFEDSDKDAVIAKTKNQLFELLRQTIRPEFLNRIDEIIMFTPLSREEIGDIVKLQFAQLQKTLEEIGIHMDASEEALDWLAQLGYDPQFGARPLKRVIQKKILNELSKQILAGKVDKDSRIKLDMFDNQFVFLNPKDAEHV, via the coding sequence ATGAATTTTAACAACTTTACCATAAAAGCCCAGGAGGCTGTGCAGAAAGCTTCCGAGATTGCTGCCGGCAACCAGCAGCAGGCTATAGAAAATGCCCATTTGCTAAAAGGTTTGCTGTTAGTTGATGAGAATGTTGTCACTTATTTATTGAAGAAACTGAACGTTAACCTAAACAGGCTTAATGAAACACTCGACGAGCAGATCGCCTCGTTCCCCAAGGTTAGTGGCAGCGAAATATACCTTTCGTCCGAGGCCAACTCGGCTTTGCAGAAAGCGCAATCCTACCTAAAGGAATTTAAGGACGAATTTGTGTCCGTCGAGCATATCCTGCTGGGAATACTTGCCGCAGGCGGTAAAGCGAGCACTGCTTTAAAGGACCTGGGTGTAAACGAAAAGGACCTGAAGAAAGCTATTATTGCGCTGCGTGGTGACAGCAAAGTAACTGACCAGAATGCCGAGGCAACTTACAATGCCTTAAACAAATATGCACGTAACCTGAATGAATATGCGGAGTCGGGCAAACTCGACCCGGTTATCGGCCGCGATGACGAGATCAGGCGCGTTATACAGATATTATCCCGTCGTACCAAAAACAACCCGATACTTGTCGGTGAACCTGGTGTGGGTAAAACAGCTATCGCTGAAGGTATCGCTTTCCGCATCATCAAGGGTGACGTCCCCGAGAATCTTAAATCGAAGACGGTTTACTCATTGGATATGGGCGCCCTGATAGCCGGCGCTAAATATAAAGGTGAATTTGAAGAACGTCTTAAGGCAGTTATCAAGGAGGTTACCCAGGCCGACGGCGAGATCGTTTTGTTTATCGATGAGATACACACCCTTGTTGGCGCAGGCGGCGGCGAAGGCGCCATGGACGCTGCAAACATATTGAAGCCGGCACTGGCCCGCGGCGAACTGAGGGCAATAGGTGCAACTACTTTGAATGAATATCAAAAATATTTCGAAAAGGACAAAGCGCTTGAGCGTCGTTTCCAGATGGTTTTAGTGGACGAGCCGGATACCCAGGACGCCATTTCCATCCTCCGTGGTTTGAAGGAGCGTTATGAGGCCCATCATAAGGTGCGTATCCTCGACGAAGCCATAGTTTCCGCGGTTGAAATGTCACAGCGTTATATTTCAGACAGGTTTCTGCCGGATAAGGCTATCGACCTGATGGACGAGGCGGCTTCCAAGTTGCGTTTGGAAATGGATTCGGTACCTGAGGAAGTGGACGAACTGGACCGCCGTATAATGCAGCTGGAGATTGAGCGTGAAGCCATTAAGCGCGAAAAAGACGATAAGCGCGTAAAGGAACTGAGCGAAGAAATAGCTAATCTTTCCGCCAGGCGCGATTCGCTGCGGGCACAATGGAAAAGTGAGAAGGATGTGGTCGATAATATTAACCAAAAGGTTGAACAGATCGAAAACTTTAAGCTGGAAGCTGAGCAGGCCGAACGTGCGGGCGATTACGGCAAAGTTGCCGAATTGCGCTACGGCCGCATCAAAGAGGCGCAGGACGAGGTTGAAAAGCTGAAAGCGACCCTGCTGGAAAATCAAAAAGAGCACCGTATGCTTAAGGAAGAAGTTACATCCGAAGATATTGCCGGTGTAGTTTCCCGCTGGACAGGCATCCCGGTTTCCAAAATGATACAAAGCGAACGCGAAAAATTGCTCCACCTGGAAGATGAACTGCATAAACGCGTAGCAGGGCAGGAGGAAGCTATTGAAGCTATCAGCGATGCGATACGCCGCAGTCGTGCCGGTTTGCATGATAAACGCAAGCCTATCGGCTCATTTATCTTCCTCGGTACAACAGGGGTGGGTAAAACCGAGCTGGCAAAGGCACTGGCCGAATATCTGTTCAACGATGAAGGCGCCCTGGTGCGTATCGATATGTCTGAATACCAGGAACGCCATGCCGTATCACGTTTGATTGGTGCGCCCCCGGGCTATGTGGGTTATGATGAAGGCGGTCAGCTGACTGAAGCTGTGCGCCGCAAACCATACAGTGTGATTTTACTGGATGAGATTGAAAAGGCTCACCCTGATGTGTTCAATATCCTTTTACAAGTACTGGACGACGGCCGCCTGACGGACAACAAGGGCCGCGTGGTGAACTTTAAGAATACTATCATCATCATGACATCTAACATCGGTTCCAACATTATCCAGGAGAACTTCCAGGATTTTGAGGACAGTGACAAGGATGCGGTAATAGCCAAAACCAAGAACCAGTTGTTCGAATTGTTGAGGCAAACCATCCGCCCCGAATTTTTGAACCGTATCGACGAGATCATTATGTTCACCCCGTTGAGCCGTGAAGAGATAGGCGATATTGTGAAACTACAGTTTGCCCAATTGCAGAAAACGCTGGAAGAGATCGGTATCCACATGGATGCGTCAGAAGAGGCACTGGATTGGCTCGCGCAACTAGGTTACGACCCGCAGTTCGGCGCCCGTCCGCTGAAAAGGGTGATCCAGAAAAAGATACTCAATGAACTGTCAAAACAAATACTGGCAGGCAAAGTGGATAAGGACAGCCGCATCAAATTGGATATGTTCGATAACCAGTTCGTTTTCCTGAACCCTAAGGATGCTGAACACGTATAA